A genomic segment from Juglans regia cultivar Chandler chromosome 14, Walnut 2.0, whole genome shotgun sequence encodes:
- the LOC109003582 gene encoding uncharacterized protein LOC109003582, with translation MRFLSCKIHCPSFICFCKSSPHIYSPGPLKLENIPHVLSEPASVHEDSDQLSGEAIEVKEDCLYLKQQQPADHHCLKSSIRKPILAAKEDRKKKVQWVDFLGKELVEIREFESSEIEYTDNEGDDNRGCVCVIL, from the exons ATGAGGTTTTTGTCCTGCAAGATTCATTGTCCTTCCTTCATTTGCTTTTGCAAATCCTCCCCTCATATTTACAGTCCTGGACCATTGAAATTGGAAAACATCCCACATGTGCTTTCAGAACCAGCCTCGGTTCATGAAGACTCTGATCAGTTATCTGGCGAGGCCATTGAGGTCAAGGAAGATTGCTTATATCTGAAACAACAACAACCAGCCGATCATCATTGCCTGAAAAGCAGTATCAGAAAGCCCATTCTCGCCGCCAAAGAGGATCGGAAGAAGAAGGTACAATGGGTGGATTTTTTAGGGAAAGAACTTGTTGAGATCAGGGAATTTGAATCCAG TGAAATAGAATATACTGACAACGAAGGTGATGATAATAGAGGCTGTGTTTGTGTTATTCTATGA
- the LOC109003605 gene encoding protein MET1, chloroplastic isoform X2, with amino-acid sequence MSLALYSSPPLPRTIRTPALVFQSNHLSFNNHSFLSPSNFFSRTQLLKPSLLIVKTSETGSQMSKPGGGSEGGGGDEQQYEEYEVELVQPYGLRFAKGRDGGTYVDAIAPGGSAEKSGMFTVGDKVLATSAVFGTEIWSAAEYGRTMYTIRQRVGPLLMRMQKRYGKREDSGELTEKEIIRAERNSGVISNRVREIQLQNALRKKEQKELRTKDLREGLQLYKNAKYEEALERFESVLGSQPDLDEASVASYNVACCYSKLNQIQAGLSALEDALQAGFEDFKRIRTDPDLASIRTSEEFETLLKRTNKHTYTCKLLVPKYFLVGRV; translated from the exons ATGTCTTTAGCTCTCTACTCCTCACCACCATTGCCAAGAACCATCAGAACCCCAGCTCTGGTTTTTCAAAGCAACCATTTGTCGTTCAACAACCACTCATTTCTCAGCCCTTCAAACTTTTTTTCACGTACCCAGCTGCTCAAACCATCCCTTTTGATCGTTAAAACATCGGAAACTGGGTCCCAGATGTCGAAACCAGGCGGTGGAAGTGAAGGGGGAGGTGGAGATGAACAACAGTACGAAGAGTATGAGGTGGAGCTGGTGCAACCATATGGGCTGAGATTCGCCAAGGGCAGAGATGGTGGAACTTACGTAGATGCGATTGCGCCGGGTGGGTCGGCTGAGAAGTCTGGGATGTTCACTGTTGGGGATAAAGTACTTGCCACCAG TGCAGTGTTTGGGACAGAAATATGGTCTGCTGCTGAATATGGAAGGACAATGTACACAATTCGCCAAAGAGTTGGCCCATTGTTGATGAGAATGCAGAAGAGATATG GTAAGCGGGAGGATAGCGGTGAATTAACAGAAAAAGAGATTATCAGAGCTGAGAGGAACTCGGGGGTGATTAGTAACAGAGTGAGGGAAATTCAA TTGCAAAATGCTCTAAGAAAAAAGGAACAGAAAGAGCTCAGGACAAAGGACCTTCGTGAAGGACTGCAACTTTACAA GAATGCCAAATATGAGGAAGCATTAGAGAGGTTCGAGTCAGTATTGGGATCACAACCAGATCTAGATGAAGCTTCAGTAGCAAGTTACAATGTGGCATGTTGTTATTCTAAGCTTAATCAG atccAAGCTGGGCTCTCTGCGCTTGAAGATGCCTTGCAAGCAGGATTTGAAGACTTCAAG AGAATCCGAACAGATCCTGACCTAGCCAGTATAAGAACATCCGAGGAATTTGAGACTCTTTTAAAAAG AACAAACAAACATACATATACGTGCAAACTCTTggttccaaaatattttcttgttggCAGAGTTTGA
- the LOC109003605 gene encoding protein MET1, chloroplastic isoform X1 produces the protein MSLALYSSPPLPRTIRTPALVFQSNHLSFNNHSFLSPSNFFSRTQLLKPSLLIVKTSETGSQMSKPGGGSEGGGGDEQQYEEYEVELVQPYGLRFAKGRDGGTYVDAIAPGGSAEKSGMFTVGDKVLATSAVFGTEIWSAAEYGRTMYTIRQRVGPLLMRMQKRYGKREDSGELTEKEIIRAERNSGVISNRVREIQLQNALRKKEQKELRTKDLREGLQLYKNAKYEEALERFESVLGSQPDLDEASVASYNVACCYSKLNQIQAGLSALEDALQAGFEDFKRIRTDPDLASIRTSEEFETLLKRFDESFINENAINAIKSLFGIFNKN, from the exons ATGTCTTTAGCTCTCTACTCCTCACCACCATTGCCAAGAACCATCAGAACCCCAGCTCTGGTTTTTCAAAGCAACCATTTGTCGTTCAACAACCACTCATTTCTCAGCCCTTCAAACTTTTTTTCACGTACCCAGCTGCTCAAACCATCCCTTTTGATCGTTAAAACATCGGAAACTGGGTCCCAGATGTCGAAACCAGGCGGTGGAAGTGAAGGGGGAGGTGGAGATGAACAACAGTACGAAGAGTATGAGGTGGAGCTGGTGCAACCATATGGGCTGAGATTCGCCAAGGGCAGAGATGGTGGAACTTACGTAGATGCGATTGCGCCGGGTGGGTCGGCTGAGAAGTCTGGGATGTTCACTGTTGGGGATAAAGTACTTGCCACCAG TGCAGTGTTTGGGACAGAAATATGGTCTGCTGCTGAATATGGAAGGACAATGTACACAATTCGCCAAAGAGTTGGCCCATTGTTGATGAGAATGCAGAAGAGATATG GTAAGCGGGAGGATAGCGGTGAATTAACAGAAAAAGAGATTATCAGAGCTGAGAGGAACTCGGGGGTGATTAGTAACAGAGTGAGGGAAATTCAA TTGCAAAATGCTCTAAGAAAAAAGGAACAGAAAGAGCTCAGGACAAAGGACCTTCGTGAAGGACTGCAACTTTACAA GAATGCCAAATATGAGGAAGCATTAGAGAGGTTCGAGTCAGTATTGGGATCACAACCAGATCTAGATGAAGCTTCAGTAGCAAGTTACAATGTGGCATGTTGTTATTCTAAGCTTAATCAG atccAAGCTGGGCTCTCTGCGCTTGAAGATGCCTTGCAAGCAGGATTTGAAGACTTCAAG AGAATCCGAACAGATCCTGACCTAGCCAGTATAAGAACATCCGAGGAATTTGAGACTCTTTTAAAAAGGTTCGATGAGTCATTTATCAATGAAAATGCCATAAATGCCATTAAGTCTTTATTTGGCATATTCAACAAGAACTAG
- the LOC109003613 gene encoding pumilio homolog 12 yields the protein MRKPFTIGDMKEGRTELEFDEFEKLLGEIPIATSGKPHSDDTGPKMVSFEGSLSPISQGPISEKLQNFGSLGDRKISSNVTKQLPIIRIQPEEMNLPDDQSLTSAFAGLSFTDGVTAEVGGPLAENKSLENCSILLDGHHLKDLKKPNSNVDPNVRAILSLQYPKNVPCGFDKVGETKTGQESSNMLKFNAEELEKRQVGYRQQFENLSATAPLAHAVQGLQFLSHVPVHHGVQFPAMPDQQQFFLDAHSLQPYFHPQQINEPQISWRNIEEEQYCRIHHQYLYLQHLPIQRLEAQHPIQDQGNFTTRLTSENLREPFVEVPISCQLENSRQESFWNNSADYRSLNLPNPAMSFPNFSAMPVLDKVAKHKFPEKILTRSHGTNTQENVKFGSVSKNESLTRVSRNEEALSNHHHWHDFSIPRTKGFQLDSLSLWGLSTEDADLKSTYLKPVPQKCYSVDEATGRIYLMAKDQHGCRFLQRKLAEGTPTEVEKICFEIIDYVVELMTDPFGNYLVQKLLEICDDDQRMQILHTITRRSGELVRISCNMHGTRAVQKVIETLKTPAQFSMIVSSLKPGIVTLIKNINGNHVAQRCLQCLMPECTEFLFEAATANCVDLATDRHGCCVLQKCLSHSDGEQRRRLVCEITSNALILSQDPYGNYVVQYVFSLQLPWATVDILNQLEGNYADLSVQKFSSNVVEKCLNYAGEDHQPRVIQELIDNPRLDQIMLDPYGNYVIQAALSQSKGALHNALVAAIRRHDPVLQTSPYGKKVLSSCGLKK from the exons ATGCGTAAACCTTTCACAATTGGCGATATGAAGGAAGGGAGAACTGAGCtggaatttgatgaatttgagaAACTTCTTGGTGAGATACCAATTGCTACTTCTGGGAAACCACATTCTGATGACACTGGGCCAAAGATGGTGTCTTTCGAGGGAAGTTTGTCTCCTATCAGCCAAGGGCCTATCAGTGAGAAACTCCAAAACTTTGGGAGTTTAGGTGACAGAAAAATCTCATCGAATGTAACTAAGCAATTACCCATTATAAGGATTCAACCAGAGGAAATGAATCTGCCCGATGATCAGTCCTTGACATCTGCATTTGCAGGATTGAGCTTTACTGATGGTGTGACAGCGGAAGTTGGTGGTCCTTTGGCAGAGAATAAATCCTTAGAGAATTGCTCCATTTTATTGGATGGCCACCATCTAAAGGACTTAAAGAAACCTAATTCTAATGTGGATCCAAATGTGAGGGCTATACTTTCTCTTCAATATCCAAAAAATGTACCTTGTGGTTTCGACAAGGTTGGTGAGACAAAAACTGGCCAGGAAAGTTCAAATATGTTAAAATTCAATGCTGAAGAACTTGAGAAGCGCCAAGTAGGCTATCGCCagcaatttgaaaatttatctgCTACTGCACCATTGGCTCATGCAGTGCAAGGCCTCCAGTTCCTCTCTCATGTGCCGGTCCACCATGGTGTGCAGTTTCCTGCAATGCCTGATCAGCAACAATTTTTCCTGGATGCACATTCTCTGCAGCCTTATTTTCATCCGCAGCAAATAAACGAGCCTCAGATAAGTTGGAGGAATATAGAAGAGGAACAATATTGTAGGATACATCACCAATACCTTTACTTGCAGCATCTTCCCATTCAGAGGCTAGAAGCTCAGCATCCTATTCAAGACCAAGGGAATTTTACAACTAGACTGACAAGTGAGAACCTGAGGGAGCCATTTGTTGAGGTGCCAATCTCTTGCCAACTTGAAAATTCTCGACAGGAATCATTTTGGAACAATAGTGCAGACTACAGGAGCTTAAACCTACCGAATCCTGCCATGTCTTTCCCAAATTTTAGTGCAATGCCAGTTTTGGACAAAGTGGCAAAACATAAGTTCCCTGAAAAAATCCTGACAAGATCACATGGAACAAACACCCAAGAAAATGTGAAGTTTGGCTCTGTGAGTAAGAATGAATCGCTAACCCGTGTCAGCCGAAATGAGGAGGCTCTCTCAAATCATCATCATTGGCATGACTTTTCTATTCCAAGGACCAAAGGCTTTCAGTTGGATAGTTTGAGCTTGTGGGGTTTGTCAACTGAAGATGCAGATCTTAAAAGCACTTATCTGAAGCCAGTGCCTCAGAAATGTTACTCTGTTGATGAAGCCACTGGCAGAATATATCTCATGGCCAAAGACCAACATGGTTGCCGCTTCTTGCAGAGAAAATTGGCCGAGGGCACCCCCACAGAAGTTGAAAAGATTTGTTTTGAGATCATTGATTATGTTGTTGAGCTCATGACAGATCCTTTTGGAAATTACCTAGTACAGAAACTGCTTGAAATTTGTGATGATGATCAGCGGATGCAAATACTTCATACAATCACTAGAAGATCTGGGGAACTTGTTAGGATTTCATGTAATATGCATGg GACTAGGGCTGTTCAGAAGGTCATTGAGACCCTCAAGACTCCAGCGCAGTTCTCCATGATTGTTTCCTCACTGAAGCCTGGTATTGTGACTTTAATAAAAAACATTAATGGCAACCATGTTGCACAGCGCTGCTTGCAGTGTCTAATGCCTGAATGTACTGAG TTCCTTTTTGAAGCTGCAACTGCTAATTGTGTTGACCTTGCAACGGATCGCCATGGTTGTTGCGTGCTTCAAAAATGCCTTAGCCATTCTGATGGTGAGCAGAGACGCCGTTTAGTTTGCGAGATAACATCAAATGCTCTGATACTCTCCCAAGATCCATATGG GAATTATGTCGTGCAGTATGTGTTCAGTCTACAACTTCCGTGGGCAACAGTAGATATTCTTAACCAATTGGAGGGTAACTATGCGGACTTGTCCGTGCAGAAATTTAGCAGTAATGTGGTCGAGAAATGTCTGAACTATGCAGGTGAAGACCACCAACCTCGTGTCATCCAAGAGCTGATTGATAATCCTCGGTTAGATCAAATTATGCTAGATCCTTATGGAAATTATGTTATCCAAGCAGCTTTAAGTCAGTCAAAG GGAGCTCTTCATAATGCTTTAGTGGCTGCCATAAGACGCCATGATCCTGTGCTTCAGACGAGCCCTTATGGGAAGAAAGTCCTCTCTAGTTGCGGTTTGAAGAAATAA